The DNA region GAATTACACTTCTGAATgcagaaaaaaaataaaataaatggagACACTACCATCTTGGGATTTCGTTATCAAATTGAAGAAGTTTCCATTGTTCAATTTACAAAAAGCGGTGTGCAACCATGGGTTTTTCATGATGGCTCCCAACCATTGGGAGCCGTCCACTAAAAGCCTTTTCCGTCCTCTGCGATTGGCAGATTCCGTCACATCTGCTATGACTTTCGTTTCACAACCTCCTGGAGGGGATCATCTTGTCGTTAAGGTTTATGGTGCAAGTGTTCTTTCACTTAAGGATGAGCGAGCCATCCTGGTACTATTCTTGCTTCTCTCCTTGTAAacacacaaaaagaaaaaataggagAACATCTAAAAAACTATAAAGAACCTGACTTGAAATAATGTTTTCTATGTAGTCTCAGGTGAAGAGAATGCTGAGACTCTCTGATAAGGATGAACAAGATGTGGGATGTTTTCATAAGATTCATCCAGATGCTGAGGCCAAAGGATTTGGTCGGTTGTTTCGATCACCAACCTTATTTGAAGATGTGGCCAAGTCTCTTCTTCTTCGCTTTTGCCCGTAAGTTCATAGATGCAACAAAACGTAGAAAGAAGCTGAAAAACCTTGTTAAGTTTCTAAAACTCAAACATCAACGCCTTTGAAGTAAAGCTAGATTCTTTGACCATCTAAATGAATTAATATGGTATCGCTCAGAGTGCTTGatgttaaaaatatatattgccAACTTTTACTTAGGTGGAAGACATCTTTGGATCTGGCAAAGGCTCTTTGTGATCTACAACTTAAAAAAGTCATGTCCAAAAGAAAGAGAACTAATATTACACCTATTGGAGACTTTCCGAGTCCAGAAGAATTAGCAAGTTTTAGAGAGGAAGAGCTAAAAGGCAAAGCGAAATTTGGATATAGAGCAGCGGACTTGATTATCTTGGCTAAACAAGTTGTTGATGGAAAAATTAATCTGTCTAATATTGAAAAAGACGACATTGGTGATATACCAAGTGCAAGGTTTAAGCTGAAGATAAATGGTGCTGGTCCTTTCACCATTGATACTATCATGATGTGTGCTGGAATCTATGATAATATTCCAATTGACAGCGAAACGGTGCGTCATATGAAAGAGGTAAAAAAATTAGACATCCtcttttctcattcttcttaATATTTGATAATTGATTATTCTTGGTTTACTTGATGTGCTTTGTTGCCTATTGAATTGCATAGAAAATAAATAGCAAGTGCAGAAACATGTTTAGATTCTCTTTTTAACAGAGAATCAGTGTTCTCTCATTTTGCATGAACTGATCTACTCGTGGATTTTTTAGAAGAGGAAGTGATGGTATAACTCCCCCGTTCAAATAAAAAAGAGGTTTGTGAGACCAGTAACCTCTAAAAGCACTGAAAATTCAAGTGAGAAGAAATTTACAGATCTGATTCTTATACTAAGAGGCTTGCCTTATTGGAAACAACTTAATATATAGAAGATTTTAATATAATATGTGGAAAGTTAAAAAGGAAGACCAGATTTAGGATAAAACTAATTGGCAAACAAAGATTTATACTAGAACCTAGTCACAAATGAGAACCTGTTAAGATAGTGAAATagtaatccataacaacatgagatattgcaaaagaaagaaaaatatacttatcaaaaaaaaaaaaaaaaaaaaaaaaggaaagaaagaaagaaaatataattaGCATGAACATAGTTAGCATGGCTTTGGTATAAACTCTTTGTTTTTTGCCTTTACACTTTTTTGGTTGAAAACAAGCTAGTAAAACATTTAAAATATAGTGTTAtgatgaaaataaagaaaacaaagaagctATTTACAAAGGATTAAAATTCAGAATTCTTGAAGTCATTCTAACTCAGTTAGTGCGATCCAATACCAGGGCCGCGTCAGGCTATGAGAGCTGATCCACAACATAAATATTACAACCTTGAGAGTTGAGACTTCTAGCAATAGATTTTGAACGCTAATTAGCCTTGGAAATTTACATACAATGGCAAAGATAGAAGATTTTCAACTGTCGTTACCGCCAATTTTTTCCTCCAGTCCTATACGCTAATTGCTGATTTATTGTATGAACTaaagttataagttatataatatttttcattaattaattgGGACAGGAGAATTTATTTTGTTCATGTATTAGCACGTATATGTTTCACTGAATCAGTTTCGGTTGTCTCACAGAGGAGCTATAAAGGAAGATATCTGAGCAGGATGATTAACGTATTAGAAACTA from Lycium ferocissimum isolate CSIRO_LF1 chromosome 2, AGI_CSIRO_Lferr_CH_V1, whole genome shotgun sequence includes:
- the LOC132047936 gene encoding uncharacterized protein LOC132047936, which codes for METLPSWDFVIKLKKFPLFNLQKAVCNHGFFMMAPNHWEPSTKSLFRPLRLADSVTSAMTFVSQPPGGDHLVVKVYGASVLSLKDERAILSQVKRMLRLSDKDEQDVGCFHKIHPDAEAKGFGRLFRSPTLFEDVAKSLLLRFCPWKTSLDLAKALCDLQLKKVMSKRKRTNITPIGDFPSPEELASFREEELKGKAKFGYRAADLIILAKQVVDGKINLSNIEKDDIGDIPSARFKLKINGAGPFTIDTIMMCAGIYDNIPIDSETVRHMKELHGLNLRKRKKGSISLRKKDKLQQFYKLYHPFQCLAYWFELANSYEIKLGKTLNVLLPSEYHHATGNYEKKNKKY